CAGCCATGTCCGGTGGGGTGGAGGTCCCGGCCCTGCGGGGTGTGCCCGGCAGGAACGCGGCCGCCAGCAGCGCGGCGACGAGAGCGGCGATCCCGCACACCAGCAGGACGAGGCCCATGCCGTGGACGTACGCGCTGTTCGCGGAGGCCAGCAGGTCGGCCGAGCCGGTCCGCTCGGCGACGATGTGAGCGGCGACCACGGACTCCCCGGCGGTGTCGGCGGCCTGCGCGGGCAGTCCGGTGACGTCGAGGCGGTCCCGGAAGGTGCTGGCAAGCAGGCTGCCGAGCAGGGCGATGCCGATGGCGCCGCCGACCTGGCGCATGGTCATGAGGAGTCCGGAGCCGCTGCCGGCGCGGTCTCGGGGCAGGGCGCTCAGGGCGCCGTTCATGGCGGGGATGAGGGAGAGGCCGAAGCCGAAGCCGGTGAGGGCGAGCCACAGCGCGACGAAGCCGTAGCCAGAGTCCACCGTCGTACGGCTGGCCAGGAGTCCGGCGAAGGCCAGCACCACCAGGCCCGCGCTCACGGCGGCGCGTGCCCCGAAGCGGGCGACGGTCTTCGGGGAGAGGCGGGAGGCGACGAGCAGTCCGCCCATCATCGGCAGCAGGCGCACGCCGGTGTCGAGGGCGTCGTGGCCGAGGACGGTCTGGAGGAAGGGCGGCAGGACGAACAGCAGGCCGGACAGGATGAAGTTCACCAGGGTCGCGGCGACGGTGTTGAAGAGGAAGCCGCGGTGGGTGAGGAGGGTCATGTCGAGCATGGGGCGCTCGACACGGCGTTCGCGCAGCACCAGCCCGGCGATCAGGAGAACGGAAGCCGCGAGCATGCCCAGCACCAGGGGGTCGCCCCAACCGCGGGTGGGCGCCTCGATGATCGCGTAGACCAGGGCGCCCAGGCCGGTCACGGTGAGCGCGGTGGACAGGGCGTCGACCGTGGGGGAGGAGGGGTCGCGGGTCTCGGGGAGGAGGAAGACGCAGGCAGCGATGCCGATCGCGGCCATCGGGACGTTGACCAGGAAGACCGAGCCCCACCAGAAGTGGTTCAGCAGCCAGCCGCCGATGATCGGGCCGAGCGGCAGGCCGAGCGCGGAGGCGGCGGAGACGATGCCGACGGCCTTGGTGCGCTCGTCGGGGGCGAAGAGCGTGGGCAGCACGGAGAGCGCGAGCGGGGTGACGAGGGCGCCGCCGACGCCCATCACCGCGCGTGCGGCGATCACCGCGTTCACGT
This is a stretch of genomic DNA from Streptomyces sp. NBC_00285. It encodes these proteins:
- a CDS encoding DHA2 family efflux MFS transporter permease subunit, producing METITPDPRRWWALAALVASMLTLGFDLTILNVALPTMAAALDAGTGAQQWMADAYVVVFAALMLPAGLLGDRFGRRRMLITGLVVFLAGSLVGAVASDVNAVIAARAVMGVGGALVTPLALSVLPTLFAPDERTKAVGIVSAASALGLPLGPIIGGWLLNHFWWGSVFLVNVPMAAIGIAACVFLLPETRDPSSPTVDALSTALTVTGLGALVYAIIEAPTRGWGDPLVLGMLAASVLLIAGLVLRERRVERPMLDMTLLTHRGFLFNTVAATLVNFILSGLLFVLPPFLQTVLGHDALDTGVRLLPMMGGLLVASRLSPKTVARFGARAAVSAGLVVLAFAGLLASRTTVDSGYGFVALWLALTGFGFGLSLIPAMNGALSALPRDRAGSGSGLLMTMRQVGGAIGIALLGSLLASTFRDRLDVTGLPAQAADTAGESVVAAHIVAERTGSADLLASANSAYVHGMGLVLLVCGIAALVAALLAAAFLPGTPRRAGTSTPPDMAAEEADARQ